In a single window of the Spodoptera frugiperda isolate SF20-4 chromosome 19, AGI-APGP_CSIRO_Sfru_2.0, whole genome shotgun sequence genome:
- the LOC118281238 gene encoding solute carrier family 2, facilitated glucose transporter member 1-like yields MAGMNPRLAFAILSSACWSAFQHGYNTGVLNAPQAVIADWLHKDALSGTNLTLRATDDPKVMTALSIAVAIYCVGGMIGGIITGIVADRLGRQGGLLWNNLLVFVAAVLEGTSKVANSAEMLILGRLLIGINSGLNAGLAPLYLAEISPVSLRGSIGTVYQLVITITILLSQVLGLESVLGTPKGWPYLLALTAIPAAIQVVTLPLCPESPKYLLLNKGQELHAQRALNWLRGDVAVHGEIEEMHQEAEKNKISRKVTLRELFANRQLRQPLIIAMVMMIAQQFSGINAVIFFSTEIFTRVQLGHTQSQYATLGMGAMNVVMTIISLLLVEIAGRKTLLLIGFGGMFLCSVGLCVAYLYSTLSWVSYVCIALVILFVVMFAVGPGSIPWFLVTELFNQSSRPAATSVAVTVNWTANFIIGLSFLQLSAILGANVFIIFAVLQLIFIFFIYCRVPETKNKTVEEITAMFRQQI; encoded by the exons ATGGCG GGAATGAACCCACGTCTCGCCTTCGCCATCCTGTCATCAGCGTGCTGGTCTGCCTTCCAGCATGGTTACAACACAGGAGTTTTGAATGCACCTCAAGCG gtaATTGCAGATTGGCTACACAAAGATGCGTTATCCGGTACAAACTTGACTCTGCGGGCTACAGACGACCCGAAGGTGATGACTGCCCTCTCCATAGCCGTGGCAATATACTGCGTGGGGGGAATGATCGGAGGAATCATCACGGGAATTGTGGCTGATAG GCTAGGCAGACAGGGAGGTCTACTCTGGAACAATCTGCTAGTGTTTGTAGCCGCTGTACTAGAGGGGACGTCTAAAGTCGCAAATTCCGCTGAAATGCTTATATTGGGCAG ATTACTTATTGGAATAAACAGCGGCCTCAATGCCGGGCTAGCGCCTCTGTACTTGGCTGAAATATCGCCTGTGTCACTGAGGGGATCT ATAGGCACAGTCTACCAGCTGGTGATAACGATCACCATCCTGCTCTCCCAAGTCCTAGGTTTGGAGTCCGTGCTAGGTACTCCCAAGGGGTGGCCATACCTCCTCGCTTTGACGGCCATACCGGCAGCTATTCAGGTGGTCACATTACCGCTGTGTCCAGAGTCACCCAAGTATCTGTTGCTCAATAAGGGGCAGGAATTGCATGCTCAGAGGG CTCTAAACTGGTTGCGAGGAGATGTAGCCGTCCACGGAGAAATTGAAGAAATGCACCAG GAAGCAGAGAAGAACAAAATAAGCCGAAAAGTAACTCTACGCGAACTATTCGCTAATCGCCAACTCCGCCAGCCGCTCATAATCGCCATGGTGATGATGATAGCGCAACAGTTCTCGGGGATTAACGCCGTCATATTCTTCTCTACGGAGATCTTCACGCGGGTGCAGTTGGGACACACGCAGTCGCAGTATGCTACGCTTG GTATGGGAGCAATGAATGTAGTGATGACAATCATCAGTCTACTGCTAGTGGAGATAGCGGGCCGCAAGACGTTACTGCTGATTGGTTTCGGAGGCATGTTCCTGTGTTCCGTCGGTCTGTGTGTCGCGTATTTATAT TCCACGCTCTCCTGGGTATCGTACGTGTGCATCGCGTTGGTGATTCTCTTCGTGGTGATGTTCGCCGTGGGTCCTGGTTCCATACCCTGGTTCCTCGTCACTG AACTGTTCAACCAATCGTCTCGGCCGGCAGCTACATCAGTGGCGGTGACAGTCAACTGGACAGCCAACTTTATCATCGGACTCAGCTTCTTGCAACTCTct GCAATACTCGGAGCGAACGTGTTCATAATATTTGCGGTTCTCCAACTAATATTCATATTCTTCATATACTGTCGCGTGCctgaaactaaaaacaaaacagtagaAGAAATCACAGCGATGTTCCGACAACAAATATAA